In the Streptomyces sp. cg36 genome, one interval contains:
- the nuoF gene encoding NADH-quinone oxidoreductase subunit NuoF: MTLAAELSGNGNGSSPEKLLAPVLSAFWDQPDSWTLETYRRHDGYEGLRKALAMSPDDLIAYVKDSGLRGRGGAGFPTGMKWQFIPQGDGKPHYLVVNADESEPGTCKDIPLLFANPHSLIEGIVIACYAIRSSHAFIYLRGEVVPVLRRLHEAVREAYAAGYLGKDVLGSGLDLELTVHAGAGAYICGEETALLDSLEGRRGQPRLRPPFPAVAGLYACPTVVNNVESIASVPAILHRGKDWFKSMGSEKSPGFTLYSLSGHVANPGQFEAPLGITLRQLLDMSGGMRPGHRLKFWTPGGSSTPMFTDEHLDVPLDYEGVGAAGSMLGTKALQCFDETTCVVRAVTRWTEFYAHESCGKCTPCREGTYWLVQLLHDIEAGKGAMDDLDKLTDIADNINGKSFCALGDGAAAPIFSSLKYFREEYEQHITGRGCPFDPARSTLWADSPHRTTEVNA; this comes from the coding sequence ATGACCTTGGCAGCCGAACTGAGTGGGAACGGGAACGGAAGCAGCCCCGAAAAGCTGCTGGCACCCGTTCTGTCGGCCTTCTGGGACCAGCCCGATTCCTGGACCCTGGAGACCTACCGTCGGCACGACGGTTATGAGGGGCTGCGCAAGGCCCTCGCCATGTCCCCGGACGACCTCATCGCGTACGTGAAGGACTCCGGGCTGCGCGGCCGGGGCGGCGCGGGGTTCCCCACGGGCATGAAGTGGCAGTTCATTCCGCAGGGCGATGGCAAACCGCACTATCTAGTTGTCAACGCCGACGAGTCGGAGCCCGGGACCTGCAAGGACATCCCGCTCCTCTTCGCCAACCCGCATAGCCTCATCGAGGGCATCGTGATCGCCTGTTACGCGATCAGGTCGTCGCACGCGTTCATCTATCTGCGCGGGGAGGTCGTCCCCGTACTGCGGAGGCTGCACGAGGCCGTGCGGGAGGCGTACGCGGCGGGCTACCTCGGCAAGGACGTCCTCGGCAGCGGTCTCGACCTCGAACTCACGGTGCACGCGGGCGCGGGTGCGTACATCTGTGGCGAGGAGACCGCACTCCTGGACTCCCTCGAAGGCCGTCGCGGTCAGCCCCGGCTGCGTCCCCCCTTCCCTGCGGTCGCCGGTCTCTACGCGTGCCCCACTGTTGTCAACAACGTCGAGTCCATCGCCAGCGTTCCCGCGATCCTGCATCGCGGAAAGGACTGGTTCAAATCGATGGGCAGCGAGAAGTCCCCGGGCTTCACGCTGTATTCGCTCAGCGGGCACGTCGCCAACCCCGGCCAGTTCGAGGCCCCGCTCGGCATCACGCTGCGCCAGCTGCTCGACATGAGCGGCGGCATGCGCCCCGGCCACCGGCTGAAGTTCTGGACCCCGGGCGGCTCCTCGACCCCGATGTTCACCGACGAGCACCTCGACGTCCCGCTGGACTACGAGGGCGTGGGCGCCGCGGGCTCGATGCTCGGCACCAAGGCGCTCCAGTGCTTCGACGAGACCACCTGCGTGGTGCGCGCGGTCACCCGCTGGACCGAGTTCTACGCCCACGAGTCCTGCGGCAAGTGCACGCCCTGCCGTGAAGGAACGTACTGGCTGGTCCAGTTGCTCCACGACATCGAGGCCGGCAAAGGCGCCATGGACGACCTCGACAAGCTCACCGACATCGCCGACAACATCAACGGCAAGTCGTTCTGCGCGCTCGGCGACGGCGCCGCCGCCCCCATCTTCTCCTCGCTCAAGTACTTCCGCGAGGAGTACGAGCAGCACATCACCGGCCGGGGCTGCCCCTTCGACCCGGCCAGGTCGACCCTGTGGGCCGACAGCCCGCACCGCACCACGGAGGTGAACGCATGA
- the nuoE gene encoding NADH-quinone oxidoreductase subunit NuoE has protein sequence MPQLPAPDFPADVRARLEADAKEVVARYPDSRSALLPLLHLVQSEEGHVSRTGMRFCAETLGLTTAEVTAVATFYTMYRRKPSGDYQVGVCTNTLCAVMGGDAIFDELKRHLGVGNDETTADGKVTLEHIECNAACDFAPVVMVNWEFFDNQTPESARRLVDDLRAGRPVEPTRGAPLCTYKETARILAGFPDERPGAVGASGGAGPASLVGLRLARGEAPHPRVVGPRGEGARDESQPGSGHLSSHDAPQQTSASDPAHPAGPVGEEGE, from the coding sequence ATGCCCCAGCTGCCCGCGCCCGATTTCCCGGCCGACGTCCGGGCCCGACTGGAGGCGGACGCCAAGGAGGTCGTCGCCCGCTATCCCGACAGCCGCTCCGCGCTGCTGCCGCTGCTGCACCTGGTGCAGTCGGAGGAGGGCCACGTCTCCCGTACCGGGATGCGCTTCTGCGCCGAGACGCTGGGCCTCACGACCGCCGAGGTGACCGCCGTCGCCACCTTCTACACCATGTACCGCCGCAAGCCCTCCGGCGACTACCAGGTGGGCGTCTGCACCAACACCCTGTGCGCGGTGATGGGCGGCGACGCCATCTTCGACGAGCTCAAGCGCCATCTCGGCGTGGGCAACGACGAGACGACCGCCGACGGCAAGGTGACGCTCGAACACATCGAGTGCAACGCCGCCTGCGACTTCGCGCCCGTGGTGATGGTCAACTGGGAGTTCTTCGACAACCAGACCCCCGAGTCGGCCAGGCGCCTGGTCGACGACCTGCGCGCGGGCAGGCCGGTCGAGCCCACCCGGGGCGCGCCCCTGTGCACCTACAAGGAGACCGCCCGCATCCTGGCCGGTTTCCCCGACGAGCGCCCCGGCGCCGTCGGGGCGAGCGGGGGCGCGGGCCCCGCCTCGCTGGTGGGGCTGCGCCTGGCCCGGGGCGAGGCACCGCACCCGCGCGTGGTCGGCCCGCGCGGCGAGGGCGCCCGAGACGAATCCCAGCCCGGATCCGGGCACTTGAGCTCGCACGACGCACCACAGCAGACCTCTGCGTCCGACCCGGCGCACCCGGCCGGCCCGGTCGGCGAGGAGGGGGAGTGA
- a CDS encoding NADH-quinone oxidoreductase subunit D translates to MSTSHASARETTEGTVYTVTGGDWDEVARTAARADDERIVVNMGPQHPSTHGVLRLILEIDGETVTEARCGIGYLHTGIEKNLEFRTWTQGTTFVTRMDYLTPFFNETAYCLGVEKLLGITDQIPDRASVIRVLLMELNRLSSHLVCIATGGMELGATTIMIYGFRDRELILDLYELITGLRMNHAFIRPGGLAQDLPAGAVDQLREFVKTMKKNLPEYDKLATGNPIFKARMQDVGYLDLTGCMALGATGPILRSAGLPHDLRKTDPYCGYEDYDFEVPTTDSCDSYGRFLVRLEEMRQSLRIVEQCLDRLEPGPVMVADKKIAWPAQLALGPDGLGNSLDHIKKIMGTSMESLIHHFKLVTEGFRVPVGQAYAAVESPKGELGVHVVSDGGTRPYRVHFRDPSFTNLQAMAAMCEGGQVADVIVAVASIDPVMGGVDR, encoded by the coding sequence ATGTCCACTTCACACGCTTCCGCCAGGGAGACCACGGAGGGGACCGTCTACACGGTCACCGGCGGCGACTGGGACGAGGTCGCCCGCACCGCCGCCCGCGCCGACGACGAGCGCATCGTCGTCAACATGGGCCCCCAGCACCCCTCCACCCACGGTGTGCTCCGCCTCATCCTGGAGATCGACGGAGAAACGGTCACCGAGGCCCGCTGCGGCATCGGCTATCTGCACACGGGCATCGAGAAGAACCTCGAATTCCGCACCTGGACGCAGGGCACCACCTTCGTCACGCGCATGGACTACCTGACGCCGTTCTTCAACGAGACGGCGTACTGCCTGGGCGTCGAGAAGCTGCTCGGCATCACCGACCAGATCCCGGACCGCGCCTCGGTCATCCGCGTGCTCCTCATGGAGCTCAACCGGCTCTCCTCGCACCTGGTGTGCATCGCCACCGGCGGCATGGAGCTCGGCGCCACCACGATCATGATCTACGGCTTCCGGGACCGCGAACTCATCCTGGACCTCTACGAGCTGATCACCGGCCTGCGGATGAACCACGCGTTCATCCGCCCCGGCGGCCTCGCCCAGGACCTGCCCGCGGGCGCGGTGGACCAGCTCCGCGAGTTCGTGAAGACCATGAAGAAGAACCTGCCGGAGTACGACAAGCTCGCCACCGGCAACCCCATCTTCAAGGCCCGCATGCAGGACGTCGGCTACCTCGACCTGACCGGCTGCATGGCCCTCGGCGCCACCGGCCCGATCCTGCGCTCCGCCGGCCTCCCGCACGACCTGCGCAAGACCGACCCGTACTGCGGCTACGAGGACTACGACTTCGAGGTCCCCACCACCGACTCCTGCGACTCCTACGGCCGCTTCCTGGTGCGCCTGGAGGAGATGCGCCAGTCGCTGCGCATCGTCGAGCAGTGCCTCGACCGGCTGGAGCCCGGCCCGGTGATGGTCGCCGACAAGAAGATCGCCTGGCCCGCCCAGCTCGCGCTCGGCCCGGACGGACTCGGCAACTCCCTCGACCACATCAAGAAGATCATGGGCACCTCCATGGAGTCCCTGATCCACCACTTCAAGCTGGTGACCGAGGGCTTCCGGGTCCCCGTCGGACAGGCGTACGCGGCGGTCGAGTCGCCCAAGGGCGAGCTCGGGGTGCACGTCGTCAGCGACGGAGGCACCCGCCCCTACCGGGTCCACTTCCGCGACCCGTCCTTCACCAATCTCCAGGCCATGGCGGCGATGTGCGAGGGCGGCCAGGTCGCCGACGTCATCGTCGCCGTCGCGTCCATCGACCCCGTGATGGGAGGCGTCGACCGGTGA
- a CDS encoding NADH-quinone oxidoreductase subunit C — translation MPAQRDDTGDVIGVRKGMFGAEKGGDTTGYGGLVRTVTLPGASSRPYGGWFDEVADELEGALEEQDLLPENAIEKTVVDRGELTFHIAREHLVRVARTLRDDPALRFELCTGVSGVHFPGDKGRELHAVYHLRSLTHGRLIRLEVTAPDSDPHVPSLVGVYPTNDWHERETYDFFGLVFDGHPALTRIMMPDDWQGFPQRKDYPLGGIPVEYKGAQIPAPDQRRSYT, via the coding sequence CTGCCCGCCCAGCGCGACGACACCGGCGACGTCATCGGCGTACGCAAGGGCATGTTCGGCGCCGAGAAGGGCGGCGACACCACCGGCTACGGCGGCCTGGTGCGCACCGTCACCCTGCCCGGCGCCTCCTCCCGCCCCTACGGCGGCTGGTTCGACGAAGTGGCCGACGAGCTCGAAGGCGCCCTGGAGGAGCAGGACCTGCTCCCCGAGAACGCCATCGAGAAGACCGTGGTCGACCGCGGCGAGCTCACCTTCCACATCGCGCGCGAGCACCTCGTCCGGGTGGCCCGCACCCTGCGCGACGACCCGGCCCTGCGCTTCGAGCTCTGTACGGGCGTCAGCGGCGTCCACTTCCCGGGCGACAAGGGCCGCGAGCTGCACGCCGTCTACCACCTGCGCTCGCTCACCCACGGCCGGCTGATCCGGCTGGAGGTCACCGCCCCCGACAGCGACCCGCACGTGCCGTCCCTGGTCGGGGTCTATCCGACCAACGACTGGCACGAGCGCGAGACCTACGACTTCTTCGGCTTGGTCTTCGACGGCCACCCCGCCCTCACCCGGATCATGATGCCGGACGACTGGCAGGGCTTCCCGCAGCGCAAGGACTACCCCCTCGGCGGCATCCCCGTCGAGTACAAGGGCGCCCAGATCCCGGCTCCGGACCAGCGGAGGTCGTACACCTGA
- a CDS encoding NADH-quinone oxidoreductase subunit B family protein — protein MGLEEKLPSGFLLTTVEQAAGWVRKASVFPATFGLACCAIEMMTTGAGRYDLARFGMEVFRGSPRQADLMIVAGRVSQKMAPVLRQVYDQMPNPKWVISMGVCASSGGMFNNYAIVQGVDHIVPVDIYLPGCPPRPEMLIDAILKLHQKIQGSKLGVNAEEAAREAEEAALKALPTIEMKGLLR, from the coding sequence ATGGGACTCGAAGAGAAACTGCCGAGCGGCTTTCTGCTGACCACCGTCGAACAGGCCGCGGGCTGGGTGCGCAAGGCGTCCGTCTTCCCCGCCACCTTCGGCCTCGCCTGCTGCGCCATCGAGATGATGACGACCGGAGCCGGGCGCTACGACCTGGCCCGCTTCGGCATGGAGGTCTTCCGCGGCTCACCGCGCCAGGCCGACCTGATGATCGTGGCCGGCCGGGTCAGCCAGAAGATGGCGCCGGTCCTGCGCCAGGTCTACGACCAGATGCCCAACCCCAAGTGGGTCATCTCCATGGGCGTTTGTGCCTCGTCGGGCGGAATGTTCAACAATTACGCGATTGTGCAGGGCGTCGACCACATCGTGCCGGTCGACATCTATCTGCCCGGCTGCCCGCCCCGGCCCGAGATGCTCATCGACGCGATCCTCAAGCTCCACCAGAAGATCCAGGGCTCCAAGCTCGGCGTGAACGCCGAGGAGGCCGCCCGCGAGGCGGAGGAAGCCGCGCTCAAGGCGCTCCCCACCATCGAGATGAAGGGGCTGCTGCGGTGA
- a CDS encoding NADH-quinone oxidoreductase subunit A, translating to MNAYAPILVLGALGAGFAIFSVVMATLIGPKRYNRAKLEAYECGIEPTPTPAGGGRFPIKYYLTAMLFIVFDIEIVFLYPWAVTFDALGVFGLVEMLLFVLTVFVAYAYVWRRGGLEWD from the coding sequence GTGAATGCCTACGCGCCCATCCTCGTGCTCGGCGCCCTCGGGGCTGGGTTTGCGATCTTCTCCGTGGTCATGGCCACGCTTATCGGCCCAAAAAGGTACAACCGGGCGAAACTTGAGGCGTACGAGTGCGGCATCGAACCCACTCCCACGCCGGCCGGAGGCGGCCGCTTCCCCATCAAGTACTACCTGACGGCGATGCTCTTCATCGTCTTCGACATCGAGATCGTCTTCCTCTACCCCTGGGCGGTCACCTTCGACGCCCTCGGGGTTTTCGGGCTCGTGGAGATGCTGCTCTTCGTGCTCACCGTGTTCGTCGCCTACGCGTACGTATGGCGGCGCGGCGGCCTGGAATGGGACTGA
- a CDS encoding C40 family peptidase — translation MSHTAHIPSHRKPRRSASKLALRAGVAGGVLSTIAVAGATGPAQAAEPVTETIEMPTLTTGLASTAAASAEATQQVAADLQLKAQQNAAASSAAKVAKKAKADADAKAEAEKKAKAEAEAKAKAEAADRASRSSARTTLASTGGGSSSVTSSSTATGSAATIVNFALAQVGKAYVSGATGSSAYDCSGLVQAAYRQVGIDLPRVSQDQSATGRQVSLSNLQPGDVLYWGSSGSAYHVAIYVGGGKFVGAQNSSTGVVERSLDWDRPTGAVRVL, via the coding sequence ATGTCCCACACCGCTCACATACCCAGCCACCGGAAGCCCCGCCGCAGCGCCTCGAAGCTCGCGCTCCGTGCCGGAGTTGCCGGTGGCGTCCTCAGCACCATCGCGGTGGCAGGCGCCACGGGTCCGGCGCAGGCCGCCGAGCCGGTGACCGAGACCATCGAGATGCCCACGCTCACGACCGGGCTCGCGAGCACCGCCGCCGCTTCCGCCGAGGCCACCCAGCAGGTCGCCGCCGACCTCCAGCTGAAGGCCCAGCAGAACGCGGCCGCCTCCAGCGCCGCCAAGGTCGCCAAGAAGGCCAAGGCCGACGCGGACGCCAAGGCGGAGGCGGAGAAGAAGGCCAAGGCGGAAGCCGAGGCCAAGGCGAAGGCGGAGGCCGCCGACCGCGCCTCCCGCTCCTCCGCGCGCACCACCCTGGCCTCGACCGGTGGCGGCAGCAGCTCCGTCACCTCCTCGTCCACCGCCACGGGTTCGGCCGCCACCATCGTGAACTTCGCGCTGGCGCAGGTCGGCAAGGCGTACGTGTCGGGTGCCACGGGCTCCAGCGCGTACGACTGCTCGGGCCTGGTGCAGGCCGCCTACCGCCAGGTCGGCATCGACCTGCCGCGCGTCTCGCAGGACCAGTCCGCCACGGGCCGCCAGGTCTCCCTGTCGAACCTCCAGCCCGGCGACGTCCTGTACTGGGGCAGCTCCGGCTCCGCGTACCACGTGGCGATCTACGTCGGCGGCGGCAAGTTCGTGGGCGCGCAGAACTCCTCGACCGGCGTGGTCGAGCGCAGCCTGGACTGGGACCGTCCGACGGGCGCCGTCCGGGTCCTCTGA
- a CDS encoding geranylgeranyl reductase family protein, translating into MTEPLTEHTADVIVVGAGPAGSTTAYYLAKAGLDVLLLEKTAFPREKVCGDGLTPRATKQLVAMGIDISEEAGWLRNKGLRIIGGGVRLQLDWPELASYPDYGLVRKRDDFDEQLARQAQKAGARLYERCNVAGPIVDDRTGRITGVTAKLGEDKREVSFHAPLVVAADGNSTRLSLAMGLHRREDRPMGVAVRTYFTSPRHDDDYLESWLELWDRRGPGEDRLLPGYGWIFGMGDGTSNVGLGVLNTSASFKELDWREVLKAWCASMPQDWGYTDENMTGPIRGAALPMAFNRQPHYTKGLLLVGDAGGLVNPFNGEGIAYAMESGQIAADVIVQAHARATPAQRELALHNYPKILKETYGGYYTLGRAFVKLIGNPKVMKIATQRGLTHPVLMKFTLKMLANLTDPTGGDAMDRIINGLSKVAPKA; encoded by the coding sequence GTGACCGAGCCCCTCACCGAACACACCGCGGATGTGATCGTCGTCGGGGCGGGCCCCGCCGGGTCGACCACGGCGTACTACCTGGCCAAGGCCGGACTCGACGTACTGCTGCTGGAGAAGACCGCCTTCCCCCGCGAGAAGGTCTGCGGCGACGGGCTGACCCCGCGCGCCACCAAGCAGCTGGTCGCCATGGGCATCGACATCTCCGAAGAGGCCGGCTGGCTGCGCAACAAGGGCCTGCGGATCATCGGCGGCGGCGTCCGGCTCCAGCTGGACTGGCCCGAGCTCGCCAGCTACCCGGACTACGGACTGGTCCGCAAGCGCGACGACTTCGACGAGCAGCTGGCCCGCCAGGCCCAGAAGGCCGGGGCGCGGCTGTACGAGCGCTGCAACGTGGCGGGCCCCATCGTCGACGACCGCACCGGCCGCATCACCGGCGTCACCGCCAAGCTCGGCGAGGACAAGCGCGAGGTCTCCTTCCACGCGCCGCTGGTGGTCGCCGCCGACGGCAACTCGACCCGGCTCTCCCTGGCGATGGGCCTGCACCGCCGCGAGGACCGCCCGATGGGCGTGGCCGTCCGCACGTACTTCACCTCGCCCCGCCACGACGACGACTACCTGGAGTCCTGGCTGGAGCTGTGGGACCGGCGCGGGCCCGGCGAGGACCGGCTGCTGCCCGGCTACGGCTGGATCTTCGGCATGGGCGACGGCACCTCCAACGTCGGCCTCGGCGTCCTCAACACCTCCGCCTCCTTCAAGGAGCTGGACTGGCGCGAGGTCCTGAAGGCGTGGTGCGCGTCCATGCCGCAGGACTGGGGCTACACCGACGAGAACATGACGGGCCCCATCCGCGGTGCCGCCCTCCCGATGGCCTTCAACCGCCAGCCGCACTACACCAAGGGCCTGCTGCTCGTCGGTGACGCGGGCGGCCTGGTCAACCCGTTCAACGGCGAGGGCATCGCGTACGCCATGGAGTCGGGCCAGATCGCGGCCGACGTCATCGTCCAGGCCCACGCCCGCGCGACCCCGGCCCAGCGCGAACTGGCGCTGCACAACTACCCGAAGATCCTCAAGGAGACCTACGGGGGCTACTACACGCTGGGCCGCGCCTTCGTGAAGCTCATCGGCAACCCGAAGGTCATGAAGATCGCCACCCAGCGGGGCCTGACCCACCCGGTCCTGATGAAGTTCACCCTGAAGATGCTCGCGAACCTCACGGACCCGACGGGCGGCGACGCGATGGACCGCATCATCAACGGCCTCTCCAAGGTGGCGCCGAAGGCGTGA
- a CDS encoding GNAT family N-acetyltransferase, protein MNSSAEKSLPVVRLRVPTEEDAWAWHEVFNDREVMEFHGGAPAELSVYEELTARQRKHDAERGFCLWTLLDEDDRVIGFTGAQPWPHAWGPAGEVEIGWRLARPAWGRGYATAAARMAVERVRAAGVGGVVAMVDARNERSVAVTRRLGMRLAETFRTPTSQREGYCFRLAL, encoded by the coding sequence ATGAACTCCAGCGCGGAGAAGTCCCTGCCCGTCGTACGGCTGCGCGTGCCGACCGAGGAGGACGCGTGGGCCTGGCACGAGGTGTTCAACGACCGTGAGGTCATGGAGTTCCACGGCGGGGCGCCCGCGGAGCTCTCGGTGTACGAGGAGTTGACGGCGCGCCAGCGCAAGCACGACGCCGAGCGCGGGTTCTGCCTCTGGACGCTGCTCGACGAGGACGACCGGGTGATCGGGTTCACCGGCGCCCAGCCGTGGCCGCACGCCTGGGGCCCGGCGGGCGAGGTGGAGATCGGCTGGCGGCTGGCCCGCCCGGCGTGGGGCCGCGGGTACGCGACGGCGGCGGCCAGGATGGCCGTGGAGCGGGTGCGGGCCGCCGGGGTCGGCGGGGTGGTGGCGATGGTGGACGCGCGCAACGAGCGGTCCGTGGCGGTGACGCGGCGGCTGGGGATGCGGCTGGCGGAGACGTTCCGGACGCCCACGTCGCAGCGGGAGGGGTACTGCTTCCGGCTGGCGCTGTGA
- a CDS encoding glutaminase, translated as MEHQNHQGPQSHEDHEDHQDFQAVLQQIADDVAPLVGRGTPAAYIPALADVDPSRFGMAVADLDGKVYGAGDWQRPFSAQSITKVFTLALALARGGDSLWEHVGREPSGNPFNSLVQLEYENGIPRNPFINAGALVVTDRLQTLTGDASSELLEFLKEETGNADLAFDAVVAESESAHGDRNAALAHFMASYGNIANDVPTLLDHYFWQCAIEMSCADLALAARFLARHGLRADGSRLLTRSEAKQINAVMLTCGTYDAAGDFAYRVGLPGKSGVGGGIVAVVPGRCTLSVWSPGLDARGNSVAGVAALDRFTTLTGLSVF; from the coding sequence GTGGAGCACCAGAACCACCAGGGCCCCCAGAGCCACGAGGACCACGAGGACCACCAGGACTTCCAGGCCGTCCTCCAGCAGATCGCGGACGACGTCGCGCCCCTCGTGGGGCGCGGCACCCCCGCCGCGTACATCCCCGCCCTCGCCGACGTGGACCCGTCCCGCTTCGGCATGGCCGTCGCGGACCTCGACGGCAAGGTGTACGGGGCGGGGGACTGGCAGCGGCCGTTCTCCGCCCAGTCGATCACCAAGGTGTTCACGCTCGCGCTCGCCCTCGCGCGCGGCGGCGACAGCCTCTGGGAGCACGTGGGCCGCGAGCCCTCGGGCAACCCGTTCAACTCGCTGGTGCAGCTGGAGTACGAGAACGGGATCCCGCGCAATCCGTTCATCAACGCGGGCGCGCTCGTCGTCACCGACCGCCTCCAGACCCTCACCGGCGACGCCAGCAGCGAACTCCTGGAGTTCCTGAAGGAGGAGACCGGCAACGCCGACCTCGCCTTCGACGCGGTCGTCGCCGAGTCGGAGTCCGCGCACGGCGACCGCAACGCGGCCCTCGCCCACTTCATGGCCTCGTACGGCAACATCGCCAACGACGTGCCGACGCTGCTCGACCACTACTTCTGGCAGTGCGCCATCGAGATGAGCTGCGCGGACCTGGCCCTCGCGGCCCGCTTCCTGGCCCGCCACGGCCTGCGCGCCGACGGCTCCCGCCTGCTGACCCGCAGCGAGGCCAAGCAGATCAACGCGGTGATGCTGACGTGCGGGACGTACGACGCGGCGGGCGACTTCGCGTACCGGGTCGGGCTGCCGGGCAAGAGCGGCGTCGGCGGCGGCATCGTGGCGGTCGTGCCGGGCCGCTGCACGCTGTCCGTGTGGAGCCCCGGACTCGACGCCCGGGGCAACTCGGTGGCGGGGGTGGCGGCCCTGGACCGCTTCACGACGCTGACGGGCCTGTCGGTGTTCTGA
- a CDS encoding demethylmenaquinone methyltransferase, translated as MTRASLDKQPHEVASMFDDVAANYDLTNDVLSLGQTRLWRKEVAKAVDARPAQKVLDLAAGTATSSLPFAATGAYVVPCDFSLGMLKVGKGRHPHLPFTAGDATKLPFKDDTFDAVTISFGLRNVQDTDTALRELFRVTRPGGRVVICEFSQPVWKPFRTVYSEYLMRALPPVATAVSSNPDAYVYLAESIRAWPDQPALAARLQQAGWSKVAWRNLTGGVVALHRGFKPQ; from the coding sequence GTGACCCGCGCATCCCTGGACAAGCAGCCGCACGAAGTCGCCTCGATGTTCGACGACGTCGCCGCGAACTACGACCTCACCAACGACGTGCTCTCGCTGGGCCAGACCCGCCTGTGGCGCAAGGAGGTGGCGAAGGCGGTCGACGCGCGCCCCGCGCAGAAGGTCCTCGACCTGGCCGCCGGCACCGCCACCTCCTCCCTCCCCTTCGCCGCCACCGGCGCGTACGTCGTCCCCTGCGACTTCTCCCTCGGCATGCTGAAGGTCGGCAAGGGCCGCCACCCGCACCTGCCGTTCACGGCGGGCGACGCCACGAAGCTGCCGTTCAAGGACGACACCTTCGACGCCGTCACCATCTCCTTCGGCCTGCGCAACGTGCAGGACACGGACACGGCCCTGCGCGAGCTGTTCCGGGTGACCCGCCCCGGCGGCCGGGTGGTGATCTGCGAGTTCTCGCAGCCGGTCTGGAAGCCGTTCCGCACGGTCTACAGCGAGTACCTGATGCGCGCGCTGCCGCCGGTCGCCACGGCCGTCTCGTCCAACCCGGACGCGTACGTCTACCTCGCCGAGTCCATCCGCGCCTGGCCCGACCAGCCCGCGCTGGCGGCCCGCCTCCAGCAGGCCGGCTGGTCCAAGGTGGCCTGGCGCAACCTGACCGGCGGTGTGGTGGCGCTGCACCGCGGCTTCAAGCCCCAGTAA
- the mqnC gene encoding cyclic dehypoxanthinyl futalosine synthase: protein MTEKADLQSVLDRAAAGGRITPEEALDLYRSAPLHALGAAADAVRRRRYAGTEHIATYIIERNINYTNVCVTACRFCAFYAAPKDTKKGWTRDLDDILRRCAETVELGGTQIMFQGGHHPDYGVEYYEKHFSAIKQAFPQLVIHSLGASEVEHMARISGVSVEEAIQRIHTAGLDSFAGAGAELLPERPRKAIAPLKESGERWLEIMETAHNLGVESTSTMLMGTGETNAERIEHIRMIRDVQDRTGGFRAFIPYTYQPENNHLKGRTQASVFEYLRMLAVARLFLDNVAHIQGSWLTVGKEAGQLSLHYGADDLGSIMLEENVVSSAGAKHRSNRMEIIDLIRKAGRVPAQRATTYEHLLVHDDPANDPVDERVMSHISSTAIEGGTAHPELKLLASN, encoded by the coding sequence GTGACTGAGAAGGCCGACCTTCAGTCCGTCCTCGACCGTGCCGCTGCGGGTGGACGGATCACCCCCGAAGAGGCGCTCGACCTCTACCGTTCGGCGCCGCTGCACGCGCTGGGCGCCGCCGCCGACGCGGTCCGCCGCCGCCGGTACGCGGGCACCGAGCACATCGCCACGTACATCATCGAGCGCAACATCAACTACACGAACGTGTGCGTCACGGCGTGCAGGTTCTGCGCCTTCTACGCGGCCCCCAAGGACACCAAGAAGGGCTGGACCCGCGACCTCGACGACATCCTGCGCCGCTGCGCGGAGACCGTCGAACTGGGCGGCACCCAGATCATGTTCCAGGGCGGCCACCACCCGGACTACGGCGTCGAGTACTACGAGAAGCACTTCAGCGCCATCAAGCAGGCGTTCCCGCAGCTGGTCATCCACTCCCTCGGCGCCTCCGAGGTCGAGCACATGGCCCGGATCTCCGGGGTCTCGGTGGAGGAGGCCATCCAGCGCATCCACACCGCCGGCCTCGACTCCTTCGCGGGCGCCGGCGCCGAACTGCTGCCCGAGCGGCCCCGCAAGGCGATCGCCCCGCTCAAGGAGAGCGGCGAGCGCTGGCTGGAGATCATGGAGACGGCCCACAACCTGGGCGTGGAGTCCACCTCCACCATGCTGATGGGCACCGGCGAGACCAACGCCGAGCGCATCGAGCACATCCGGATGATCCGTGACGTGCAGGACCGCACCGGCGGCTTCCGCGCGTTCATCCCGTACACCTACCAGCCCGAGAACAACCATCTGAAGGGCCGGACGCAGGCCAGCGTCTTCGAGTACCTGCGGATGCTCGCGGTCGCGCGCCTCTTCCTCGACAACGTCGCCCACATCCAGGGCTCCTGGCTCACCGTCGGCAAGGAGGCGGGCCAGCTGTCGCTGCACTACGGCGCGGACGACCTGGGCTCGATCATGCTGGAGGAGAACGTCGTCTCCTCGGCCGGTGCCAAGCACCGCTCCAACCGCATGGAGATCATCGACCTGATCCGCAAGGCGGGCCGGGTCCCGGCGCAGCGCGCCACCACGTACGAGCACCTGCTGGTCCACGACGACCCGGCGAACGACCCGGTCGACGAGCGGGTCATGTCCCACATCTCCTCGACGGCGATCGAGGGCGGGACGGCCCACCCCGAGCTGAAGCTGCTGGCCTCCAACTAG